In Nitrospiria bacterium, a genomic segment contains:
- a CDS encoding shikimate kinase, producing MRRIVLVGFMGTGKTVVGKRLAKALGLRFIDIDSIIEEREKKSISHIFQDKGESFFRELERKVIEEVCFSEETVIATGGGAVLNPLNREKLKKGSWVVCLTATPEKIRERISRRTNRPLLKGDNPLTIIKDLLEKRSQSYLESDLIVDTTSGNVNDVTEKILKEYKKRSSSD from the coding sequence ATGAGACGAATTGTTTTGGTTGGTTTTATGGGAACAGGAAAAACGGTGGTAGGGAAGCGTTTGGCTAAGGCCCTTGGGTTGCGCTTTATTGATATCGATTCAATTATTGAAGAAAGGGAAAAAAAAAGTATTTCTCATATATTTCAGGACAAGGGAGAGTCTTTTTTTAGAGAATTGGAAAGAAAGGTAATCGAAGAGGTTTGTTTTTCCGAGGAAACAGTCATTGCAACCGGGGGTGGGGCGGTTTTAAATCCGCTAAACAGGGAAAAATTAAAAAAGGGTAGCTGGGTGGTTTGTTTAACGGCAACGCCAGAGAAAATTCGGGAGCGAATCAGTCGCAGAACAAATCGTCCGCTTTTAAAAGGCGATAACCCTTTGACCATTATCAAGGATTTATTGGAAAAAAGATCCCAATCCTATCTAGAATCCGATTTAATTGTGGATACGACCAGTGGAAATGTTAACGATGTAACCGAAAAAATCCTAAAAGAATATAAAAAGCGATCGTCATCTGACTAA
- the pilM gene encoding type IV pilus assembly protein PilM: protein MLFQKEKPLLGLDIGSSSIKLIQLSEARGRLKLERFGIMHLPPELIVDGTVMDSGSVVETIKELFEEQKTKIKEVALSVSGHSVIVKKIMLPPMSEEELEESIKWEAEQYIPFDINDVNMDFHILETTEGPDGKGQMSVLLVAVKKDKLAEYTSLVNEAGLVPVVLDVDAFALENMFCLNYDFQPEEVVALVNIGASVMNINILKNGQFTFTRDISVGGNRYTEAIQKELNLSYEQADEAKRGGAIPGVEKDAVETILHVVHSEAASEISRSFEYFKTTSANENIDKIILSGGAAKIRGFGGFLTEKLSVPVEIANPFRNIEVDHKRFDPGFLEEAGPLAAIGVGLALRRKGDR, encoded by the coding sequence TTGCTTTTTCAAAAGGAAAAGCCCTTATTAGGTCTGGACATTGGATCCAGCTCCATTAAGCTAATACAGTTGAGCGAGGCTCGCGGGCGATTGAAGCTTGAAAGGTTTGGAATTATGCACTTGCCTCCAGAATTGATTGTGGATGGAACGGTAATGGATTCTGGCAGCGTGGTCGAAACCATCAAAGAGCTTTTTGAGGAGCAGAAAACCAAAATTAAAGAAGTGGCCTTATCGGTTTCTGGGCATTCTGTTATTGTTAAAAAGATTATGTTACCTCCGATGTCTGAAGAGGAACTTGAGGAATCGATTAAGTGGGAAGCCGAGCAGTATATCCCTTTTGACATCAATGATGTCAATATGGATTTTCATATTCTTGAAACCACGGAAGGCCCTGATGGAAAAGGCCAAATGAGTGTTTTGTTAGTCGCGGTCAAAAAGGACAAATTGGCCGAATATACATCGTTGGTGAACGAAGCCGGTTTGGTTCCCGTTGTGTTGGATGTGGATGCTTTTGCTTTGGAGAATATGTTTTGCCTGAATTATGATTTTCAACCCGAAGAAGTGGTTGCTCTGGTTAATATTGGGGCTTCCGTAATGAATATCAATATCCTTAAGAATGGTCAATTTACATTTACCCGAGATATTTCAGTGGGGGGGAATCGGTATACGGAGGCCATCCAAAAAGAGCTCAATTTAAGCTATGAACAAGCTGATGAGGCCAAAAGAGGAGGGGCGATTCCAGGGGTTGAGAAAGACGCTGTGGAAACCATTTTACATGTGGTGCACTCTGAAGCAGCCTCGGAGATTTCTAGGTCTTTTGAGTACTTTAAAACCACTTCTGCAAATGAAAATATTGATAAAATTATTTTAAGCGGGGGAGCTGCAAAAATTCGCGGTTTTGGGGGATTTTTAACAGAGAAACTTAGTGTCCCCGTTGAAATTGCAAACCCGTTCCGAAACATCGAAGTCGATCATAAGCGCTTTGATCCCGGGTTTCTTGAAGAAGCCGGGCCGCTGGCTGCCATCGGGGTAGGGCTGGCTCTTCGCCGGAAAGGTGACCGATGA
- the pilQ gene encoding type IV pilus secretin PilQ, producing MRKGRNIFIVFFMLVWLTGLISCAPRMASVKEDSGLPIIKDIQVTEMPSKVEIRVFSDFPLLYTTFQLTDPDRLVVDLAGIDFGRFKSTINVQQSDVLEIRPIPAKKPNDVGSLEILLAKPLESNIRVKDGVLFIDLLKEKKLDLEMASKGRDLGNETPPFLDPKMEKGTKGEPFSEILEPVVEVPVQPMVASEPIKKSLPPATQVTKVEAVSDTDGVKVLIEGNGELKQESFLIEGKRLVVDLPGTTSLLETHLLPGVGPTLNRIRVGQHLNPKKVRVVLDLSEPSPFKVMEEGAVIVVHLASKPSIEEALISVSAKESSAGQAIMLAESVGKENEGAFSGTPTPITGNGNSEIKMENSKELKQKEPSPSLKTEKKISETPKEVSQPKTKDESVKAEGLKKVKNSDDGSTEKKAVKTNKKGKEKVSEGEIIQEKRFIGRKISLDFQDADLTNIIRLIADVSGSNVIVGSDVKGRVTLKLINVPWDQSLDIILKMNGLGQLRDGNIIRIATLANIAKQQKAEGDAKKATIEAEDLVTKIIPVNYAKASSLSPTLKKSLSSRGDIMVSNETNTLIVKDIPQHINEVSELVKILDRQTPQVVIEARVVQANTSFAQDIGVQWGGGYTSTSSAGLNYGVFGGNSGAPINPSTGFAVNLPASGSAGPLGATSFTVGRLGRYNLDLRLSAGETTGETKVISTPRITTLDNKEAKIQQGESIPFETVSQSGTQTQFVDATLNLTVTPQITPDGSIIMKIKVTKNAIGSFRSSITGTPSIDKREVNTEILVKDGETAVIGGIFESTDDDSTAGVPWLNKIPVLGWFFKRESETQTRRELLIFITPTISAVQPAV from the coding sequence ATGAGAAAAGGAAGGAATATTTTTATTGTCTTTTTCATGCTAGTGTGGCTTACCGGTTTAATCTCATGTGCCCCAAGGATGGCGTCTGTCAAGGAGGATTCAGGTCTTCCAATAATAAAGGATATTCAAGTTACGGAAATGCCCTCTAAGGTAGAAATAAGGGTTTTTTCTGATTTTCCACTTTTGTATACGACTTTTCAACTTACGGATCCTGATCGATTGGTTGTGGATCTTGCAGGAATTGATTTTGGAAGATTCAAATCCACTATAAATGTTCAGCAATCCGATGTTTTGGAGATACGGCCCATTCCCGCCAAGAAACCAAATGATGTCGGCAGTTTAGAAATCCTTCTTGCCAAGCCCCTAGAATCCAATATTCGGGTTAAAGATGGGGTTCTTTTCATTGACCTGTTGAAAGAAAAGAAATTAGACCTGGAGATGGCTTCTAAGGGAAGAGATTTGGGAAATGAAACACCTCCTTTCCTGGATCCAAAAATGGAAAAAGGAACAAAGGGAGAACCTTTCTCCGAAATTTTGGAACCGGTGGTTGAGGTTCCCGTTCAACCTATGGTGGCCTCCGAACCCATAAAGAAGTCGTTGCCTCCCGCCACTCAGGTCACTAAAGTGGAAGCGGTTTCAGATACGGATGGGGTTAAAGTTCTAATTGAGGGTAATGGGGAATTAAAACAAGAGTCCTTTCTTATTGAAGGCAAACGTTTGGTTGTAGATTTACCCGGGACTACAAGCCTTTTGGAAACGCATCTTCTACCTGGGGTTGGTCCAACTCTCAATAGAATACGGGTTGGCCAGCACTTGAATCCAAAAAAGGTTCGTGTGGTTTTAGATTTGTCTGAGCCTTCTCCTTTCAAAGTAATGGAAGAGGGGGCCGTAATCGTTGTTCACTTGGCCTCTAAACCTTCTATAGAAGAAGCCCTGATTTCAGTTTCTGCAAAAGAATCCTCAGCGGGTCAGGCTATTATGTTGGCGGAGTCCGTGGGGAAAGAAAATGAGGGGGCATTTTCTGGAACGCCTACACCGATAACCGGAAATGGAAATTCAGAAATAAAGATGGAAAATTCAAAAGAATTAAAACAGAAGGAACCCTCTCCCAGTCTGAAAACAGAGAAAAAAATTTCAGAAACCCCAAAAGAAGTAAGCCAGCCAAAGACTAAAGATGAATCTGTAAAGGCGGAAGGTTTAAAAAAGGTAAAGAATTCTGATGATGGTTCGACTGAAAAAAAGGCTGTGAAAACCAATAAAAAAGGAAAAGAAAAGGTTTCCGAGGGAGAAATTATTCAGGAAAAAAGATTTATAGGGAGAAAAATATCTCTTGATTTTCAGGATGCAGATTTAACCAATATCATTCGGCTCATTGCCGATGTCAGTGGTTCTAATGTAATTGTGGGGTCCGATGTCAAAGGGAGGGTAACCTTAAAATTGATTAACGTTCCTTGGGATCAATCTTTGGATATCATTTTAAAAATGAATGGGTTGGGCCAGCTCAGAGATGGAAATATCATTCGAATCGCTACGTTGGCTAATATTGCAAAGCAACAAAAGGCTGAAGGGGATGCAAAAAAGGCGACCATTGAAGCCGAAGATTTGGTCACCAAAATTATTCCCGTCAATTACGCTAAAGCGAGTTCTCTTTCCCCCACCCTCAAAAAGAGTTTAAGTTCCCGGGGGGATATTATGGTCAGTAACGAAACCAATACTTTAATTGTTAAAGATATTCCCCAACATATTAATGAGGTGAGTGAATTGGTTAAGATTTTAGATCGGCAAACCCCTCAGGTTGTGATTGAAGCCAGAGTGGTTCAAGCCAATACATCTTTTGCCCAGGATATCGGGGTCCAATGGGGTGGGGGCTACACCTCCACATCTTCAGCGGGTCTTAATTATGGGGTTTTTGGAGGAAATTCAGGAGCGCCCATTAATCCCTCAACCGGTTTTGCGGTTAATTTGCCAGCCAGTGGTTCCGCAGGCCCTTTAGGGGCTACCTCATTTACAGTGGGGAGACTGGGGAGATATAATTTGGATCTCAGGTTATCCGCGGGTGAAACGACCGGTGAAACGAAGGTCATATCAACTCCAAGAATAACAACCTTAGATAATAAAGAGGCCAAGATTCAGCAAGGTGAGTCCATTCCATTTGAAACCGTTTCTCAATCCGGTACCCAGACCCAGTTTGTCGATGCAACCTTAAATTTAACGGTTACCCCCCAAATTACGCCGGATGGAAGCATTATCATGAAAATTAAGGTAACCAAGAATGCCATTGGATCTTTCCGGTCTTCCATTACTGGAACTCCCAGTATTGATAAAAGGGAAGTAAACACTGAAATTCTGGTGAAGGATGGGGAAACCGCCGTTATCGGTGGAATTTTTGAGTCAACGGATGATGATTCCACGGCAGGGGTTCCTTGGCTTAACAAAATTCCCGTTTTGGGCTGGTTTTTCAAACGGGAAAGTGAAACTCAGACCCGTAGAGAGTTATTGATTTTTATTACACCCACCATTTCCGCCGTGCAACCAGCCGTTTAG
- the aroB gene encoding 3-dehydroquinate synthase, which produces MVQNILIKVKTLTGEYPIFLGWKTLGHIQDYFKKTGNQGKVGIVTNSKVKKLYFKELYREVQESGLKPYLFCLPDGERFKTLHSVEKIYNGLIKAKFERGSTLIGLGGGVIGDMAGFAAATFLRGISLIHIPTTLVAQVDSSIGGKTGVDHQFGKNLIGSFYSPKSVFSDVSTLRTLSKREFNGGLAEVIKYGVISDRRLLEILESEVQPNSEMKPKILIEIVKRSCQIKAKIVSKDERESGLRRILNYGHTLGHALETLTCYKKFKHGEAIAIGMVFASRLAHYLGLCSEDLINRQIRLLKKFNLPTQFLIGSPEKLFEIMSVDKKVRQGKIYFVLPVRMGKVVIQSVEKRHIMHVLRADGKKILG; this is translated from the coding sequence TTGGTACAGAATATCCTAATCAAGGTAAAGACCCTAACGGGTGAATACCCTATTTTTTTAGGATGGAAAACCCTGGGACATATTCAGGACTATTTCAAGAAAACTGGAAATCAGGGGAAAGTAGGGATTGTAACAAACTCAAAGGTTAAAAAATTATATTTTAAGGAACTTTATCGGGAGGTTCAGGAATCGGGGTTAAAACCTTATCTGTTCTGCCTTCCAGACGGAGAAAGGTTCAAGACGCTCCATTCGGTGGAGAAGATTTATAATGGACTAATCAAAGCGAAATTTGAACGAGGATCCACATTAATTGGCCTCGGGGGTGGAGTTATTGGGGATATGGCGGGATTTGCCGCTGCTACATTCCTTCGAGGAATTTCCCTTATCCATATCCCCACCACCTTGGTTGCCCAAGTGGATAGCAGTATCGGGGGAAAAACAGGAGTTGATCATCAGTTCGGAAAAAATTTAATTGGTTCCTTTTATTCCCCAAAATCTGTTTTCTCAGATGTTTCCACCCTGAGAACTTTGTCCAAACGGGAGTTTAATGGGGGGCTTGCCGAGGTTATTAAATACGGAGTTATTTCGGATCGGCGGCTTTTAGAAATCCTTGAATCAGAGGTCCAGCCCAATTCAGAAATGAAACCGAAGATTCTTATTGAAATTGTCAAGCGGTCTTGCCAAATCAAAGCAAAGATTGTTTCAAAAGATGAACGGGAATCAGGTTTAAGGAGAATATTGAACTATGGGCATACCTTGGGACATGCTTTGGAAACATTGACTTGCTATAAAAAATTCAAACATGGTGAGGCCATCGCCATTGGGATGGTTTTTGCTTCCCGTTTGGCACACTACCTAGGGTTATGCTCAGAGGATCTCATTAATCGGCAAATCCGTTTGTTAAAAAAATTTAACCTTCCAACACAATTTTTAATAGGGTCCCCTGAAAAACTGTTTGAAATTATGTCTGTTGATAAAAAGGTTCGGCAAGGAAAAATTTACTTTGTTCTTCCGGTTCGAATGGGCAAGGTTGTGATTCAATCGGTTGAAAAACGTCATATAATGCACGTCCTTCGGGCGGATGGCAAAAAAATTTTAGGATAA
- the pilO gene encoding type 4a pilus biogenesis protein PilO: MFGLNAEMLKSVPMYQRVIVLSVFLLIIILGFMYLVYLPKNSEIEGLQIQVSQVRDEINVNQIKLRKLDQLKKENEALEKELEERKRQLPSEEEVATLLKQVSDLGVGTGLDFKLWKPKASQKSPTGLYVAIPVDVEVAGGYHSVGMFFDRINNLPRIVNISNLKMTNAKEEKDGRVKIQTNFIATAFAAIKEPPTTPK; this comes from the coding sequence GTGTTTGGGTTAAACGCTGAAATGCTTAAAAGTGTCCCCATGTACCAACGGGTCATTGTCCTTTCCGTTTTTCTTTTAATTATCATTCTTGGTTTTATGTATTTGGTTTATCTTCCTAAAAACAGTGAAATTGAAGGGTTACAAATCCAGGTCTCTCAAGTGAGGGATGAAATTAATGTCAATCAAATTAAATTGCGAAAATTGGATCAATTGAAAAAAGAAAATGAAGCCTTAGAAAAAGAGCTTGAGGAGAGAAAAAGACAACTTCCCTCTGAAGAGGAGGTGGCTACATTGTTAAAACAGGTTTCAGATTTGGGGGTGGGAACCGGGTTGGATTTTAAGCTTTGGAAACCCAAAGCCTCACAGAAAAGCCCAACGGGACTATATGTGGCCATACCAGTGGATGTGGAGGTTGCTGGGGGATATCATTCGGTTGGAATGTTTTTTGATCGGATTAATAATTTACCCAGAATTGTCAATATTTCTAACCTTAAAATGACCAACGCAAAAGAAGAAAAAGATGGGAGAGTAAAAATTCAAACCAACTTTATCGCTACGGCTTTTGCCGCAATTAAAGAACCTCCTACAACTCCTAAATGA
- a CDS encoding pilus assembly protein PilP: protein MDPGQPVPSIGAAALPAQTPPPPTPSPTTLTEGENQEIESEILKPVYSYNAEGRRDPFSSILLVGKKMGGDLLPPLQRVELSQLQLIGVVWGNFGYNGMLQSSDGKGYTVRAGTIVGQNQGVVKEITPKNLIVQETFTDIFGEKKTRDFVFQLHPQEDFE from the coding sequence ATGGATCCAGGTCAACCGGTTCCTTCCATTGGAGCTGCCGCATTGCCTGCTCAAACCCCTCCTCCTCCCACCCCAAGCCCCACAACCCTCACTGAGGGGGAAAATCAAGAAATAGAATCGGAAATTTTAAAGCCAGTGTATAGTTATAATGCAGAAGGTCGTCGAGATCCGTTTAGTTCGATTTTACTGGTGGGGAAGAAGATGGGGGGTGATCTCCTCCCCCCATTGCAACGCGTGGAGCTCTCTCAACTCCAGTTAATTGGGGTTGTTTGGGGAAATTTCGGTTATAATGGAATGCTCCAAAGTTCAGATGGAAAAGGGTATACGGTTCGGGCAGGTACCATTGTAGGGCAAAACCAAGGGGTGGTAAAGGAAATTACACCCAAAAATCTTATTGTACAGGAAACCTTTACCGATATTTTTGGAGAAAAGAAGACTAGAGATTTTGTTTTTCAGCTTCATCCTCAGGAGGATTTCGAATGA
- a CDS encoding PilN domain-containing protein: protein MIKINLLPSEGARKVKKKNEGQAQFVIAGASVFITFLFCVYFFWYVPNGKITQLQIEHTNAQKELQKLKEQVKVVDNYESNKKVLQRKNEIIKNLRKKQSRPVHLLDDLSNKLPDRVWLKSFSESKGVISIEGKALSNSDIVDYIANLKSSQFFLDVQLEESRKTIEKNIPIYNFKLKVKMVV, encoded by the coding sequence ATGATCAAAATTAATTTATTACCTTCAGAGGGAGCTCGGAAGGTCAAGAAAAAAAACGAAGGGCAAGCCCAGTTTGTCATTGCTGGAGCCAGCGTTTTTATCACCTTTTTGTTTTGTGTTTACTTTTTTTGGTATGTCCCGAATGGAAAAATTACTCAATTGCAGATTGAACACACCAATGCCCAAAAGGAACTTCAGAAATTAAAAGAGCAGGTGAAGGTTGTAGATAATTATGAGAGTAATAAAAAAGTCCTTCAAAGAAAAAATGAAATAATAAAAAATTTACGAAAAAAGCAAAGTCGTCCAGTTCATTTGTTGGATGATTTAAGCAATAAACTTCCGGATCGTGTGTGGCTTAAATCTTTTTCAGAAAGTAAAGGTGTGATCAGTATTGAGGGAAAAGCGTTATCCAATTCCGATATTGTTGATTACATTGCAAACTTAAAAAGTTCTCAGTTTTTCTTAGATGTTCAGCTGGAGGAATCCCGCAAAACCATAGAAAAAAATATTCCTATTTACAATTTTAAATTAAAAGTGAAGATGGTGGTTTAG